The segment CTTGCCGCAAGGGCTGGCATTGGATACTTGAAATATAAGGATTCAGCATGGTTTAGactaatttgaaaattttattctaTTTCTGAAAATGTAGTTacgtatatttatatttattgaaaCCGGTCGCATTATATGATATCGATATGATTAATGTTGTCAATTTTAGTTGGATCactataattttaatgataatcTAAAACCTTGTCGATAAGAAAAAGATTACAAAACGGAATAATGTTGTAGGCTTGTAGTTAATATATATCAATAGCAAAACCCCACAAGACTGGAGAGATCTAGAACAACAAAAACACAGAGCACTTCTGACGTGCAAAAATACCGCAATTACTTTACATCCAAGTTGTAGAAAATATATGAAGATGAATCAGGCTTTGATCTGGAACGTGTAACACTTAATGGATCCGACGGAAATATCGATTTCGATCAGATTATCGTCTTCAAACTCGGCTAGTAGTTGGATAAATCCGAAATCTTGATGTGATCCAGCCATCGTACTGAAGTGTTGGCCAACGTAGTGGCCGCTTGGTAAAGAGAGCTCTATGAAGCTTTCCTCATCAGGGATTGTTCCATCGTCTTCGTCTTTATTTGTGACAATCTCATCACTGGTCGTAGATATTACGATGTCTCCTAAAGAGTCTTGCTGACCAAGATCTTGATCTTGAACCTCTTTTAGAGGGTTTAGTGGTGGGGCGATGAAAGACAACCATGAAACTGGTTTCTTAAAAAGTAATGAAATAAAATTCACCCCATTTTTCACTATTTTGTTCTCAAGATACATATGAAAGCAATAACTTTGTAGTTCtaccaaaaaagaaagaagaaataaGAGTTCAACCATTATAACCATCAAGACACAAACaaccaaaaagagaagaaatttattttgatccaaatacttttcaaaaacaaaaaccctagaataaaaatgaatatggGTTGATTGTAAAAAACCAAGAGAAAAAGGGTTATAGCTTACGATCAGGAGTATTTAAGCGTGCTTCTTCAAATAATGAAACGCATATAAATAGGAGATTAAAGAGAAGATTGagcttgtttcaaaaaaaaaaaaaaaagagaagattgAGCTACGTTAACTACTAACtagaaagctttttttttttgcatcgaGATTTGAGAAGAAACAGCTCGATGATCCCTAGCTAATCTACCCGATTGGCGAGAAACTGGACCCATAGATTAATTAAACttccaagaaaatgaaaaatttattgttttattttatttcttttactaACTAACTTACAGaaatgtaatttatttttttaattttttccccAAATGTTTTTCCAACAATTATTTTTCTTCCATTATTCACTTAAATGGTTATTGTATGGAGGATTTGAaggtatttaatttttttttcttcaaaatttctcttattatgtataaaaaaattatcgTGAATTCATTTTAAAGTAATCATTTgtacaatttataaaatatctccTTATTAGAAATTAGGGATTTTGTCAACAAAATCTATCAAATATGATTTGAAAAGATTGAAaggtttataaataaataaattaaaagaccAACTTTTATAATGGTATTTGaagttttcttttaaataaaacttttagTTTTTATAGTCTCAACCCTTAAGAAAGGTTCAAACCCTTGaaatgaagaaaagaaaaacatacattcgaaattaaaactttaaaaaaactcaataccatatttacatttctatagataacaaaaatttaacaaaaattttaTATCTCTTTACATTTTATctgaataataattataaaacgaatacattttctaaaaatttaaggtaagtctaaaaacatttaacatcacttgccttataatctaaagaatattacaaataacaatttatgacAACTAaatctcgaaattatagaaagattaataatgatatattttattacttttaatatttataaactataaaatataattaacaaatttttatataatataattataatagttttatattctacttgatgaattgtattcgaatataattatataataactatttaaaatattacaaaatccaaacatgtttattaatatgaattttaaattatttatcgttgtttacataataaatttatcagaattttaaaattatttatataatgttataaattatttataaaaatataaatcctaatatatattgattgagaagtcacataagtgattttttattacgtgttgatcataaatgaactcgattgaccgatgatttttaattttatttattataattatatctaaaaggaaaggataattcaattaccaccttccaaataatctacataatattagaaataattatttatggtaataattgttgaaactataaaagagtaataatgcaatcaatttttttatatatttacaaattacataaaataatacacaaaagtgtttatttgaattgatataatgattttatattcgtatagaaagaattatatttgtatataaagtatcataataactattaatgtctaataattcaatgcatgctttataaatcatttataaaattataaatacatttataaaattataaatacatttataaaattataaatacatttataaaaatcagaagttttaaattattataaaaggttctaagtcatttatagaagcttatacattaatttataaaatgtattttgaaaatttatcctcctattacaatattttgattttttttcattttaatggtaaaattcctCAACAATGTTTACCTAGTGTAGAAACCcataaactaaagatttactggtagtaatagtaattatgacctatcagagtttaattcattaaataaagttagctTAGGGGGGTTTTCGTTAAATATTAAGTTTGGAGGTTTTTgtccaaaacaaacttagttggagggttttaacgttaaaattccttattcttttcttattatctattatttaaatctttatagtgtgatttgttttatcaaaaaccagttgcaatcaactgacgaaatatcttctttcctaatatcatgcatttaatatttaaatatatatatataacaagatttgagttaccaaaattatgtatatattataaccagaatatttttaaaaatttattagaagatattctatctcatagctgaattaaattttattagaggatattatatctcatagcttctcttgaaaactaggtcatttagaaacttaaactaatttgctatataaatatcgCACCACCTCCATTAGTTTCacgcatctatcttttaagttttcatatgtttttgatcgttataatttaaattctacttttgtgatcttgcgcaagtgtatgataatcaataagtaacttatagacgggaacaccattactggtaattttataggggattcttcttctccgtttaATTTTGTTCTCTTTCTCTCCATGTTGTGtctctatctatatttttgcatcagtagtgatttaactaacaaaaagagacgaTTCTGTTTATCCATGAACTTATCATCCCTTtcgaaaaatgtaatttttgttttataaaattaaatcacttatcaagaatataatataagatatgtaTGCTAATCAAGTGCTATTTATATATTGTGTGTGATCCTCTTCGGTATGTCTGAGAGCCAAAtgtaatctcaaagctttttaaaaactttgaaactcattgatgttgtcctatcaattatataatttgttatcttttggtgattgtttacatctttaaatatttttgttagactTACCTTTTTTCTGACTCAAAACTTAGATAAGGAAACCGTAAATCATTTCTGCTAttacaatgaaaccaatgataataaattTCAGGTAATTCAAATatctcttttatatttcatggctgatttttttattggggttatgcgtgaaatatttattttttttctcaattatatttttctgatgttttaagattagtgttaaatgtgatcgttttctaaacgttctaatgtattctttgttcatatgaacatagtataaatatcaatatataacatcgaatctttcatattaaccatatacatgtaacataaatattatatagttgtaaatataatatcaatttaatattaatgttagtGTCCGCACATGTCCACCTAGTATTTCATTAAACATAGACATGAAAACGACTTATGTAATTAACGTATACAATCCGTCAATCAACAGTTTTAATGAGTCTTAACCCTTGTTCTAAAACGCGGCCGCCGCGACCGGATTTGCGGCGTTTACACGTTCGGCGGGGAACCACCGCGTCGATTTGGTCCAAATCGGACAATTAGgcgtttttttaaaaaagcttcgtttttggtcattttaaaGCTCCAAATCGTTTTAGATATGACTAATATGCTTGTACCAAGTGTAAATCGTGGTTGAAACGTCAAAACAAGTGAAGATAATGTTTTAGAAATCATTGGCGGCCGCACAAAACATTTGCAGAAACCCTAAGAAATAAAAATGAGGAAGACGAAGGCTTATTACAACAATGCCCttcattaaataaataaagaaaataaacaaaaatgagcCTAGGGACACTCGAAGTCAAGACCTGATGGACTGTAATATCAGAGAAACTGCCACCAGACCACGCTACTATCATTGATAACCATTacataactttatatatatataaatatattaaattttattaaaaactaggCTCCGCGTACTCCCCGATTACTCCCCGATTTTTTTGTAACTCGCTAGGCGTAGACTAACTGCCCGACTAACGCCTAGCGTAGTTTCGAACAGAGGTCttaacccttgtagttgccaacaaaaaggaaaataaataataaaaattcttGTAATCTGTATTTTCGTTTTGGTGAGGCTAAAAGGCGAAACCCCTAAATAAACCCACTTTTTGCTCACTTTGCGGGTGAAGTGTCGGTTGCCATGTGCATCCTTCCCTGCTTAGCACCTGGCGACATCTTAATCGATTTCTTCTAAATCTAAACAATTTTTTCACCACAATCCATACATAAATCAAAGTTGCCCATCTAGATCTAAACAATGGGGAAAAgtcatctctctcttctctttttaaatagatttttcGTCCTCTACTGTCCTCTTACCCTATCCAAATCTTTCATTAGGAAGTTGAAGTTTTCTTgtacttttttcttttctatttgtttttttttctgatagaTCGTTCCTTACGGTGGCAGATATAGGAATACTGTTAACGGGGGACAATTACTAACTTTTAAAATAGACTGGGGTATTGTCATAGGATTTGAGCTAATTGCTTCAAAAATCtccaatataatttttataactgGAGTTGGTCTTCGGCTCTTTCTCTAACactttattttattaactagggattaacccgggctacgcccgggatttttattatttttctaatttaagttgttaaattatttatatttaaggtatgatatatatatttatataaatgttaagatgcatgtcataattaaaatttatttttaaattttaacacgttaaattaacatattttttactatttaaatatcttttttgtaattttgttggcgatctagttatcatatttagcaaaactatctgttgagtgttgaaataaatgttttagatatttaattaaactgtagagtattttcggatcgaccacatgctcaacaatcgatccatccgtaaaaagatggtcgatctccttggccaggtaagtacaattttagcaaaaatatctttgattttcaaatattaagtatataactattcttttgaatattggttttttgaattgtattttttgattaaattattgtattataatgtttatgtaaatattttttgatgtttgaatttgtgttgttcatatacttaacctagatgatattgctgtttaacaatttattgttttctggatatagaaaataatgatatatcaaaacatatctaatacttgttaaatgatagtataatgtaaattacttccattatttgaaaataacaatttgttgtttttatttttgtttttaatcagaaattatttttatttaaaaacatcattcatatataatataatagtttaagtttggaagattaatctatatatataaatttatgtatattttaaaaaaaaaataatttaagatattatatattgagtaactgaataaaagctgaatttcttatcttgaaaatcaaatatttatagttttgtcttcatgttatactcaccagtccataattgatatttataactcagtatgtttttttaaaaaacttagttttaagtaataaataaatttaataaattaaattcatccccTATAATGTgctgtaaactatatttaaaaactctctaaaattatattttaaccataatattactattatttaatttaagttattttaagcataatatatgctaaaccatcttaaattatatttacaataggaccatcctaaaccggttaataaaccaaaaacaatactaaaccaacatgaaccaatacctgattcggcgaggaaggaagtgtttcgggataaacgcttgaatggttattaactgtaatggtttgatcatgaaagagttagtatgaatattaacaataaaattatggattagattaatttaaatttgtaagaatatctttgagtctaagaaaagcaattcaattcccatgaataagtttggcttttggaagttgcgggttttccaacaatgaatccacctaacaaaaagtttgttgttataaaaaatctccttcaaggtcattaaaggtttttgggacggcaatattttatggtggaaccatttttttgctcgagtgctatGAAGTTTTT is part of the Brassica rapa cultivar Chiifu-401-42 chromosome A09, CAAS_Brap_v3.01, whole genome shotgun sequence genome and harbors:
- the LOC117127917 gene encoding uncharacterized protein LOC117127917, which produces MVIMVELLFLLSFLVELQSYCFHMYLENKIVKNGVNFISLLFKKPVSWLSFIAPPLNPLKEVQDQDLGQQDSLGDIVISTTSDEIVTNKDEDDGTIPDEESFIELSLPSGHYVGQHFSTMAGSHQDFGFIQLLAEFEDDNLIEIDISVGSIKCYTFQIKA